Sequence from the Rutidosis leptorrhynchoides isolate AG116_Rl617_1_P2 chromosome 3, CSIRO_AGI_Rlap_v1, whole genome shotgun sequence genome:
ATTAAATTTACATGATGATTTTACCTTGTAacgaaataactatgatatattacaataaaacacgtatatctaacaaaataaacttacaaattacatatttaattttcaTAATATATGTTTAATAGTGAATTCAACAAACTGTATTCTATCTTCGGCAAAGATTACACATTCTTGTTgatagattttaattatgtcatgttatatttaatTTTGCTATACTACATTTTTGTTTTCATCGCATATTaagaaatattataacatttttttaatatccaATTGATATCCATTAACCTGCTTAATCTagtagatatggatatggatgaatgaaatgaaattaaatggatatggatatgaacgaACAAAATCTAaatgatatggatatggatacagcatcacccgatccatatatGGTCCTTTATCATCCCTAGCTCTGACCACATCAACAATCATTTCGAATTTCAATTTATATTTAAGCGATTTCGTCGTTGTGAAAAGTTAGGGTTTTGATTTTGAAAATGATTTGAAAAGTGTTGTGAACATGTCTATCACAAAGGTACAAATAAAATATAGATGGACAAATATGCCTCACTTGCAAGTGACGTGACCAAAgtcaagaagaaaaaaaagaatTAAGGCCAAATACGTGAATAACGTGATTTGATACAAACTTTAGAGACCAAAGGCGTAATTCTATCTATTCTTTAATATCGTCGTGTTCATAAATCTAGAGGGGAGGATCAACCAAGTACTGAGAATAGTATTATATCGGTTCATTAATTCTTAATTCAGAATAGCATTTCGCATGGTTCATTAATTCGCCTACATTAGTTGTTACTTTTGATAATAGCACAAGTACAAATCACACCCAATAACTTTTGAATTGCTCAAAATCTCCCTCAACTCATGGAAACAATTTTATGTTCAAAAAGTGAATTTTAAACATCACTTGGATTGCTGCGCAGAAATGACTCACCCGGTTTGCTACATGGAACCGACTCACCCGGTTTGCTACATGGACCCGTCTCACTCGGGAAGCTACATGGACCCGACTCAACCGAGTTGCTACATGGACCCGACTCGCTCGGGTTGCTACAACGAACCAAAACACATTCCCCATTTGTCTTCAGTTTTGTTACTTCACCATGAGAAGAATCATCTAGCTTCACCTCAACAACTTCACCAGGTTTTCGAAAATTCTTCTTTCGTCTCTTAGGAAACTTATTATTTTTCTTCCTTTTATTTCTCTTCACTTTGTCCTGTACTTCCACCACAGGTCGCTCGGGTTCCTTCCTTTTAGTGGGGACCACTGTGTATATGGAATCCGTATCGGATGTCTCTGGTTTTTCGTTTGGCTCAGGTGCGCTCATTTGTATTGCCAAAAGAGCGGTTCTTGCCGCTTTCAGTTCAGCTTCCTTTTTTGTCTTTGCTGCTGTGCCGATATATTTAATTCCTCCTATGTCAACTGTGCAAGAAAACAGGGAATCTCGGCCCTTTGTTGCGTCACTTGTGCAGACGTAAGATGGGATCGCGTAATTCATCTTTTGTGCATATTCTTGAAGTAGGTTCTTGCATAATCCAGTTTCATGCTACAAAAGTACGGAAGAATACAGTTAGAAGAAGAGAAAAACAAGGTCAGAGTTGTGCAAATAGAAGGAATAACAGAAACGAAATTCCCCATCTGAGCCACAAAAACAAACTATAACTGTCTGAATGGTTTAAGAGAAGATAAAGAAACTGAGAATCATTTCCGCAAACACCTATAGATTATGATCTAGAGCACAACCCGTAAATTATTTAAGCTGGTCATTTAGTTTTATAGCTCTAATAGCCAAGTAAAGCTTTAAGAAATTTTTTCCTATATATGGACCACTTGCACGTGTACAACAATAAATGCTCCAGTAATCTATCTGTCTGCTATTACGATAACTTCAGGGAAGGAAATAAAACTTGTGAACTGAAAAACAGGCCTAACCAATAATAATGGATGAAGCACCTGCACTAGTTCTCCCTACCCAGTCTCACACAATTGGATCACAAGTCTTAAGCCAAATACGAGCACAGACAGGCAGACTAGAGAGGTTTTAAGATAGAATTGAGATAAATTGTGCTATGCATTTAAGACAAATAAACCGAACAAAGAACTTTTTCCAATTTCAAGATTGATATGCACATtgtgttttgactttcgccaaaggCACTAGATAAGTACATCATAATGTAATATATAGGCTAGTGATAGTAGATCCATGCTGAACCAAAGTCTTTTGAACTTATTAGATTGAGTATTCGTTGGGAAATAATAAGATATCAGGATTCAAAGATATAGTTAAATTGATAATAGTTGCAAATTTACATGTGTAAAACGGGTAAATGGATAAGTTTTCCCTATTCAGTCTACCTGAAAAATGGAAGTATTTTTTACTCAGTGTACGTCGGGTAATCCAGTGACCGTTTCCGACCCTTTTCCCATTTAAACTCGAGACCACTCATTGAGTCATTAGACATaacttatacatgctagatatatgGATTCTAGACTCATCTATTACATATTTCTCTGAGCAATTATCTTTCTATTTATAAGTGGAGCCTCAAAATTAAGTTTCACGTGAAACTGATCATGTTTTCGCTTTTACATATGGTCAACAATAAGAGGATTTTTTGGTATTGCAGCTAGGGAAATAAACAAGACTTATGAAAGAGGATATAACAATAAATTTATAAGCATGGTAAGTTTCACTCTATTGATGCAATAATTGGCAAAGAAATACttactatgggatgagaaacgatTATATCTGTAGCCCCAGATTTAGAAATTTCAATAAGAGCAACTTCTGCAGCAGATTGTTCAGACGCCTTCCGATTTAAAAACCCGGTCAGAGAATCGTATGTTTTCTCGTTTATGACCACAGATGACCTGAATACCGGCTGGTGCGAAGGACCTTCCTTGATAGTATGATACGTAGGTGTAGTGAGTCCTGCCTTTTGAGCATACTCTTGCAACCGACTTTTGAATACATAACAATTTGACACACCTACAACATCTGACGTTACTTTAACTGAAATCAGAGGGTTAAGTAGTTGAAAAAAGCTTAAAGATTGTCAGACAGATTGAACATCACAAAATAGAAATCTATTAATTTTGCAAAAACCGACATATTTTTTTGCACATTGTTCATCATAGCTTTTGAAAGGCCAAGCATCCTTAAAAGTTACTTTCTTAACTATTTCTCATGCCTTATTTATCACAAGGTTACAAAAATtgttattcggggattaatcggttggGACTTTGGAGGGAGTAATCGGCAATTAGGAGATTAATCGGGTTATACTTTTTTACATTTAAATAATatatttcaaaattatatgtgtaaatatagaataaaaccacaaacataaacataaactttaacctAATTGTCTGAATTCGTTCAatttgttcaaaaactctaaaattcaagtttaaagttATGTTAATATGTTGAGCAATTTTGTTGACCGACTTTGATCAACAAATCCGATTTTGACCCATTAACTGACGTTGACCGATTAGTTTAGCGGATTATACAAAATCGAATCAGACTGTTCTTAAAAAGGAGTAATGGTGGATTAATTGGGAGTAATCGGGGCTTTTTACAACAAGGCTATCAGGTATTCACAATTATACAGGTCCCTGAAGTAATTAAAGcactttgtcaaaatatattttcaatATCCAATTATAGTTTTATCTCTAACCATTTTACATAGAGCATAGGTTCAAGAAAACTA
This genomic interval carries:
- the LOC139898782 gene encoding double-stranded RNA-binding protein 8-like isoform X1, whose translation is MEEQHQNVVGVSNCYVFKSRLQEYAQKAGLTTPTYHTIKEGPSHQPVFRSSVVINEKTYDSLTGFLNRKASEQSAAEVALIEISKSGATDIIVSHPIHETGLCKNLLQEYAQKMNYAIPSYVCTSDATKGRDSLFSCTVDIGGIKYIGTAAKTKKEAELKAARTALLAIQMSAPEPNEKPETSDTDSIYTVVPTKRKEPERPVVEVQDKVKRNKRKKNNKFPKRRKKNFRKPGEVVEVKLDDSSHGEVTKLKTNGECVLVRCSNPSESGPCSNSVESGPCSFPSETGPCSKPGESVPCSKPGESFLRSNPSDV
- the LOC139898782 gene encoding double-stranded RNA-binding protein 8-like isoform X2, which codes for MEEQHQSVSNCYVFKSRLQEYAQKAGLTTPTYHTIKEGPSHQPVFRSSVVINEKTYDSLTGFLNRKASEQSAAEVALIEISKSGATDIIVSHPIHETGLCKNLLQEYAQKMNYAIPSYVCTSDATKGRDSLFSCTVDIGGIKYIGTAAKTKKEAELKAARTALLAIQMSAPEPNEKPETSDTDSIYTVVPTKRKEPERPVVEVQDKVKRNKRKKNNKFPKRRKKNFRKPGEVVEVKLDDSSHGEVTKLKTNGECVLVRCSNPSESGPCSNSVESGPCSFPSETGPCSKPGESVPCSKPGESFLRSNPSDV